One Portunus trituberculatus isolate SZX2019 chromosome 43, ASM1759143v1, whole genome shotgun sequence DNA segment encodes these proteins:
- the LOC123518422 gene encoding uncharacterized protein LOC123518422 isoform X2 yields MSWLPLLLCLSSALLIGSSWADQGVDYGNEITAEPEEDAAEGRLCTTCGKVATYSIDSHGSHSSHGTGGYGTHGSTTSLDSVDLSSLMGMSTIASSLLSKGSGLSFGMFALPILGVNIAILVILGILLYHVKKLTYYGDTGTGDVYHYAAYPAGHSTYQSYDSGYHRRSTEEGRGMESPSTFQVFTQMVFDAIEKYGEMETETETETK; encoded by the exons ATGTCTTGGCTGCCGCTGCTGTTGTGCCTCTCGTCTGCGCTGCTCATCGGCTCCTCCTGGGCTGACCAAGGCGTTGACTACGGCAATGAG ATCACTGCCGAACCTGAAGAAGACGCCGCAGAAGGTCGCTTATGCACCACCTGCGGCAAAGTGGCAACGTACAGCATCGACAGCCACGGCAGCCACAGCAGCCATGGCACCGGCGGCTATGGCACCCATGGGTCAACAACTTCCCTTGACAGCGTGGACCTGTCTTCATTAATGGGAATGTCAACCATCGCCAGCTCCCTTCTCTCCAAGGGCAGCGGCCTGTCCTTCGGCATGTTCGCGCTGCCCATCCTCGGCGTGAACATCGCCATCCTGGTCATCCTCGGCATCCTCCTCT ACCACGTGAAGAAACTCACCTATTACGGAGACACTGGCACCGGGGACGTGTACCACTACGCTGCCTACCCTGCGGGACACTCCACCTATCAGTCCTATGACTCCGGCTACCACAGGAGGTCCACTGAAGAGGGAAGAGGCATGGAATCACCTTCCACGTTCCAGGTGTTCACCCAGATGGTCTTTGACGCCATTGAGAAGTACGGTGAAATGGAGACGGAGACGGAGACGGAGACGAAATAA
- the LOC123518422 gene encoding uncharacterized protein LOC123518422 isoform X1, translating into MSWLPLLLCLSSALLIGSSWADQGVDYGNEQITAEPEEDAAEGRLCTTCGKVATYSIDSHGSHSSHGTGGYGTHGSTTSLDSVDLSSLMGMSTIASSLLSKGSGLSFGMFALPILGVNIAILVILGILLYHVKKLTYYGDTGTGDVYHYAAYPAGHSTYQSYDSGYHRRSTEEGRGMESPSTFQVFTQMVFDAIEKYGEMETETETETK; encoded by the exons ATGTCTTGGCTGCCGCTGCTGTTGTGCCTCTCGTCTGCGCTGCTCATCGGCTCCTCCTGGGCTGACCAAGGCGTTGACTACGGCAATGAG CAGATCACTGCCGAACCTGAAGAAGACGCCGCAGAAGGTCGCTTATGCACCACCTGCGGCAAAGTGGCAACGTACAGCATCGACAGCCACGGCAGCCACAGCAGCCATGGCACCGGCGGCTATGGCACCCATGGGTCAACAACTTCCCTTGACAGCGTGGACCTGTCTTCATTAATGGGAATGTCAACCATCGCCAGCTCCCTTCTCTCCAAGGGCAGCGGCCTGTCCTTCGGCATGTTCGCGCTGCCCATCCTCGGCGTGAACATCGCCATCCTGGTCATCCTCGGCATCCTCCTCT ACCACGTGAAGAAACTCACCTATTACGGAGACACTGGCACCGGGGACGTGTACCACTACGCTGCCTACCCTGCGGGACACTCCACCTATCAGTCCTATGACTCCGGCTACCACAGGAGGTCCACTGAAGAGGGAAGAGGCATGGAATCACCTTCCACGTTCCAGGTGTTCACCCAGATGGTCTTTGACGCCATTGAGAAGTACGGTGAAATGGAGACGGAGACGGAGACGGAGACGAAATAA